The following are encoded in a window of Kitasatospora sp. NBC_01250 genomic DNA:
- a CDS encoding TadA family conjugal transfer-associated ATPase, whose amino-acid sequence MSTRTTYTRNDLGRPADWGPRPHRPRAATAAVRRHSTTPAAAAASGVTAAGRATALLDAVRLRLAEAGAVPTATEVTAALRSERLPLGGDDLLETVSTLRSELVGAGPLDALLSAPDVTDVLVNGPDEVWVDRGGGLCRENSVGFPDAEAVRHLAHRLATAAGRRLDDARPWVDARLPDGTRLHALLPPIVSDCTHLSLRIARQHPFTLDELVAAGALPPGGAELLAGIVRARLSLMISGGTGAGKTSLLAALLGLVGHQERIVIAEDSAELRPAHPHVVRLQGRPPNQEGIGELTLRDLVRQALRMRPDRLVVGEVRGAEVTELLAALNTGHEGGCSTVHANTAADVPVRLEALGSMAGLDRFALHSQLRAALDVVIHLVRDQRTGQRRVAELHTLAEDRAGHAATVPAVAFGPDGSIARGPGWERLVRRCAERGVAVERGRR is encoded by the coding sequence ATGAGCACCCGCACGACGTACACCAGGAACGACCTGGGCCGGCCTGCCGACTGGGGCCCGAGGCCGCACCGGCCGCGAGCGGCCACCGCGGCGGTGCGACGGCACTCCACCACTCCGGCCGCCGCGGCGGCGTCGGGGGTGACGGCGGCGGGGCGCGCGACGGCCCTGCTGGATGCCGTTCGGCTGAGGCTGGCCGAGGCGGGCGCGGTGCCCACGGCCACCGAGGTCACCGCCGCATTGCGCTCCGAGCGGCTGCCGCTGGGTGGCGACGACCTGCTCGAGACCGTCAGCACGCTCCGCTCGGAGCTGGTCGGTGCGGGCCCGTTGGACGCCCTGCTGAGCGCGCCGGACGTGACGGATGTGCTGGTCAACGGGCCGGACGAGGTCTGGGTGGATCGCGGCGGCGGGTTGTGCCGGGAGAACTCCGTCGGTTTTCCCGATGCCGAGGCGGTGCGTCACCTCGCGCATCGGCTCGCCACCGCGGCCGGCCGCCGGCTCGACGACGCCCGGCCCTGGGTCGACGCCCGCCTCCCCGACGGCACCAGGCTGCATGCGCTGCTCCCGCCGATCGTCAGCGACTGCACGCACCTCTCGTTGCGGATCGCTCGCCAGCATCCCTTCACGTTGGACGAGTTGGTGGCGGCCGGGGCGCTGCCGCCGGGGGGCGCCGAGTTGCTCGCCGGCATCGTCCGGGCCCGGCTCTCGCTGATGATCAGCGGCGGGACGGGCGCCGGCAAGACATCCTTGCTGGCCGCGTTGCTGGGCCTGGTCGGGCACCAAGAGCGGATCGTCATCGCCGAGGACTCTGCGGAGCTGCGGCCGGCTCATCCGCACGTGGTCCGGCTGCAGGGGCGGCCACCCAACCAGGAGGGGATCGGTGAGCTGACCCTGCGCGATCTGGTGCGGCAGGCGCTGCGGATGCGCCCGGACCGCTTGGTGGTCGGGGAGGTGCGTGGCGCGGAGGTGACCGAGTTGCTGGCCGCCCTCAACACCGGCCATGAGGGCGGTTGCAGCACCGTGCACGCCAATACGGCGGCCGACGTGCCGGTCCGCCTCGAAGCGCTGGGGTCGATGGCGGGCCTGGACCGCTTCGCCCTGCACAGCCAGCTCCGCGCCGCCCTGGACGTGGTGATCCATCTGGTCCGCGATCAGCGGACCGGGCAGCGACGGGTCGCCGAACTGCACACGCTGGCCGAGGATCGCGCCGGTCACGCCGCCACCGTTCCCGCGGTGGCCTTCGGCCCGGACGGTTCGATCGCACGGGGGCCGGGCTGGGAGCGGTTGGTGCGGCGCTGTGCCGAGCGCGGCGTCGCCGTGGAGCGGGGGCGGCGATGA
- the ssd gene encoding septum site-determining protein Ssd, protein MPALTIDQYGSASDDPGAAGPLILTEDEALTEQLLRLCAAAGAQPQLLGGAPPLPRWETAPLVLVGDDQSKRCAELPRRPGVVLLGLDLDDCEIWVRGVQLGAEQVVFLPDAQAWLLDRIADAVEGSASPALTVAVLGGRGGSGASTLACALAVTAAGAGHHTMLIDGDPMGGGLDVLLGGESADGLRWPDLAGTRGRVSGAELAAALPRLHQISALSWDRGSPLQISPIAMHSVLAAARRRGGLVVLDLPRHLDPAAAHALEQADTGLLVVPAELRAMAAAGRVAAAVGMRLADLRAVIRWPGPVGLRGTEIAHGLGLPLAGEITHEAGLTVDAERGRPPGARARGPLARFCSAYLAAVLPSTSVTEGGMAS, encoded by the coding sequence ATGCCGGCACTCACCATCGACCAGTACGGATCGGCGTCCGACGATCCCGGCGCCGCCGGGCCCCTCATCCTGACCGAGGACGAGGCACTCACGGAGCAACTGCTCCGGCTCTGCGCAGCCGCCGGTGCCCAGCCCCAGCTGCTGGGCGGGGCACCACCGCTCCCGCGCTGGGAGACCGCGCCGCTGGTCCTGGTCGGCGACGACCAGTCCAAGCGGTGCGCGGAGCTCCCCCGACGGCCCGGGGTGGTGCTCCTCGGCCTTGATCTCGACGACTGCGAGATCTGGGTCCGGGGCGTCCAGCTCGGCGCCGAGCAGGTGGTCTTCCTGCCGGACGCGCAGGCCTGGCTGCTGGACCGGATCGCCGACGCGGTGGAGGGCTCTGCCAGTCCGGCGCTGACCGTGGCCGTGCTCGGCGGTCGGGGCGGCTCCGGGGCCTCCACGCTCGCCTGCGCACTGGCCGTCACAGCCGCCGGAGCGGGCCACCACACGATGCTCATCGACGGGGATCCGATGGGCGGCGGGCTCGACGTCCTGCTCGGCGGGGAGAGCGCCGATGGGCTGCGCTGGCCCGACCTGGCCGGTACGCGAGGCCGGGTCAGCGGCGCCGAACTCGCCGCCGCGCTGCCGAGGTTGCACCAGATCAGCGCACTGTCCTGGGATCGGGGCAGTCCGCTGCAGATCTCGCCGATCGCGATGCACAGCGTGCTCGCCGCGGCTCGGCGCCGCGGCGGGCTGGTGGTCCTCGATCTGCCACGACATCTCGATCCGGCCGCCGCCCACGCGCTGGAGCAGGCTGACACCGGTCTGCTGGTGGTGCCCGCCGAGCTGCGCGCGATGGCGGCGGCGGGCCGGGTCGCGGCGGCGGTCGGCATGCGCCTGGCCGACCTGCGGGCCGTGATCCGGTGGCCGGGGCCGGTGGGCCTGCGGGGGACGGAGATCGCCCATGGCCTGGGCCTGCCGCTGGCCGGCGAAATCACCCACGAAGCGGGCCTGACGGTCGACGCGGAGCGCGGCAGGCCACCGGGGGCACGGGCTCGTGGCCCGCTCGCCCGGTTCTGTTCCGCGTACCTGGCCGCGGTTCTGCCCAGCACGTCCGTCACCGAAGGAGGAATGGCGTCATGA
- a CDS encoding HAD family hydrolase: protein MDTTENADIANGAENSGPQAAPNPAPSGSPIVPQTPEQPPEAAPVIAADAADQPAEAGAGHAGAPRTVAGPSPLGPARTAAFFDLDKTIIAKSSALAFSRPFYQGGLINRRAVLKSAYAQFVFLVGGADHDQMEKMRQYLSALTRGWNVQQVREIVAETLHGMIDPLIYEEAAALIEQHHAAGRDVVIVSSSGAEVVEPIGTLLGADHVIATRLAIEDGCYTGEIEYYAYAENKAAAIRELAGRKGYNLADSYAYSDSITDLPLLEAVGRPSAVNPDRGLRKEAAAREWPILVFDRPIELHRRLPEFKTPSRGVLAAVAVGAACLSAGLVWQLAKRQRPVA, encoded by the coding sequence GTGGACACCACCGAGAACGCCGACATCGCCAACGGTGCCGAGAACTCCGGGCCGCAGGCCGCGCCGAATCCCGCGCCGAGCGGTAGCCCGATTGTCCCGCAGACACCCGAGCAGCCCCCCGAGGCCGCTCCGGTCATCGCGGCGGACGCCGCCGATCAGCCTGCCGAGGCCGGCGCCGGGCACGCCGGCGCACCCCGGACCGTCGCCGGACCCTCGCCACTCGGCCCGGCCCGCACCGCTGCCTTCTTCGACCTCGACAAGACGATCATCGCCAAGTCGAGCGCGCTGGCCTTCAGCAGGCCCTTCTACCAAGGCGGCCTGATCAACCGTCGAGCCGTTCTCAAGAGCGCCTATGCCCAGTTCGTCTTCCTGGTCGGCGGCGCGGACCACGACCAGATGGAGAAGATGCGGCAGTACCTCTCCGCGCTGACCCGGGGCTGGAACGTCCAGCAGGTCCGCGAGATCGTCGCGGAGACCCTGCACGGCATGATCGACCCGCTCATCTACGAGGAGGCGGCGGCCCTGATCGAGCAACACCACGCCGCCGGGCGGGATGTGGTGATCGTCAGCAGCTCCGGGGCCGAAGTGGTCGAGCCGATCGGCACCCTGCTCGGCGCCGACCACGTGATCGCCACCCGACTGGCGATCGAGGACGGCTGCTACACGGGCGAGATCGAGTACTACGCGTATGCGGAGAACAAGGCCGCCGCGATCCGCGAGTTGGCCGGACGCAAGGGCTACAACCTGGCCGACAGCTACGCCTACAGCGACTCGATCACCGACCTGCCGCTACTTGAGGCCGTCGGCCGCCCCTCCGCCGTCAACCCGGACCGCGGCCTGCGCAAGGAGGCCGCGGCCCGCGAGTGGCCGATCCTGGTCTTCGATCGCCCCATCGAACTGCACCGCCGGCTGCCCGAGTTCAAGACGCCCAGCCGCGGTGTACTGGCCGCCGTCGCGGTCGGTGCCGCCTGCCTGAGCGCCGGCCTGGTCTGGCAACTCGCCAAGCGGCAGCGCCCCGTCGCCTGA
- a CDS encoding oxidoreductase translates to MSTGTDPLAPLAELPGVSESVAEVRKAVDRLYGHRVMRRRAPEVTGEAALRGARASAALSGADWPLEEVRRRSDFSAGAEERTVGGALRISAEAGQLLSVWRTSPLQVLARLHLLAASDPGAAAGPGAATAAAGRPRRAGESPEELFPSELSPVEGVAAAPGDPLLGEFEPSADQGQRGVGAALPPAPPADEVAARLDQLAQLLATRPSGAQGGAPALVTAAVVHGELLALRPFANYNGLVARAAQRIVLIAEGLDPKAICPAEVGLVELGTAAYREALAGYVSGTPQGLARWIAHCGLALRLGVRESTAVCEAMQRGMV, encoded by the coding sequence GTGAGCACTGGAACTGATCCGCTGGCCCCGCTGGCCGAGCTTCCCGGGGTGTCCGAGTCCGTCGCCGAGGTCCGCAAGGCCGTCGACCGGCTCTACGGCCACCGCGTCATGCGCCGCCGTGCGCCCGAGGTCACCGGGGAGGCCGCGCTGCGCGGAGCCCGCGCGTCGGCGGCGCTGTCCGGCGCGGACTGGCCGCTGGAGGAGGTCCGGCGGCGCAGCGACTTCAGTGCGGGCGCCGAGGAGCGCACGGTCGGTGGTGCGCTGCGGATCTCGGCGGAGGCGGGTCAGCTGCTGAGCGTCTGGCGGACCTCGCCGCTGCAGGTCCTGGCGCGGCTGCATCTGCTGGCCGCGAGCGACCCGGGCGCGGCTGCGGGCCCGGGCGCCGCCACCGCGGCGGCCGGCCGGCCGCGGCGGGCGGGCGAGTCGCCCGAGGAGCTGTTCCCGTCGGAGCTGAGCCCTGTGGAGGGCGTGGCGGCGGCCCCCGGCGATCCGCTGCTCGGAGAGTTCGAGCCGTCTGCCGATCAGGGCCAGCGGGGGGTCGGGGCGGCCCTGCCGCCCGCGCCGCCGGCGGACGAGGTGGCGGCCAGGCTCGACCAGCTCGCGCAGCTGTTGGCGACGCGGCCGTCGGGTGCCCAGGGTGGCGCTCCCGCGCTGGTGACCGCGGCCGTGGTGCACGGCGAGCTGCTCGCGCTGCGGCCGTTCGCGAACTACAACGGACTGGTCGCCCGGGCCGCCCAGCGCATCGTGCTGATTGCCGAAGGCCTTGACCCCAAGGCGATCTGCCCGGCTGAGGTCGGTCTGGTCGAGCTGGGCACGGCCGCCTACCGCGAGGCGCTGGCCGGCTATGTCTCGGGTACGCCGCAGGGGCTGGCGCGCTGGATCGCGCACTGCGGCCTGGCGTTGCGGCTCGGTGTCCGGGAGAGCACGGCGGTCTGCGAGGCGATGCAGCGCGGGATGGTCTGA